Proteins from one Impatiens glandulifera chromosome 2, dImpGla2.1, whole genome shotgun sequence genomic window:
- the LOC124926294 gene encoding formin-like protein 18 isoform X1 has product MAWFRKFLHKKTPQGLVEVSDRVFVLPCCFAPNTVEYDKHKVLIQDIVVNLQMHLPDASFMVFNFQEGEKEGQIGNLLSDNNITVMNYPQQYKSCPILPMGMIHNFLNSAENWLSLGKYNVLLVHCECGGCPVMTFMLATLLIYRNQDIGEQKTLEMIYTLVPHDFFRLVTPLNPQPSQLRYLQYISQKDEVPLNRALTLDSVILRSIANYNSEGSFRPILRINGLDPKLLFSTTKRSILVSQDKQDNCETLKIDIHCQIQGDVMMECIDLDNDFEHEVMIFRVMFNTAFIRSNHLFFNYDEMDFPWETKYKFPMDFRMEVLLSEICTESSITTTHLSPTEENEGLCDEKSVEDQGNVSNVDCQEPKAELKLNNTIADSSCDVNSLSNTFDIGQNSIQYPTQAHILSQRIFQKSIPHASSHSNILQAPQVPFQRYHKVSSAIGITALLHDHVDSQSKEITHQVNISLPSGASNPVLRPSNLQPGIISILPPINPNLVERPYNKLSPDVSTISSTHQPPIPLLPSPVFRKCQPVSKSQSSSSSPKHPITGVQNKGLPSTVPPSPPLPPPPQPLSFLPSSSSLSKTFLNPPSVILSSSGLSILQNDLETAPFPIHQETVSAQPLSSLSCPPPPPPPPPFSAGSSSSSPIKRLSYDVSDNIPSPVTLTAFVTTGKCSPLPPYPPPPPVASTRRVPTAPLHAPTGIALLTTFSVSPEAVACLPLPPPPCNFSESIPEPAPITSLSLASILPICSSPKESSSNGCLHVQPVPPLSNPSSNRMLKVGVPSESAGENRYVPPVPVPPLGAKGRLQLRSGARNQTHPRRNLKPYHWLKLTRAMQGSLWAEAQKFDEFYKAPEFDLSELESLFSASIPNSDLGNTGRKFSLRASGANCDKIHLIDLRRAYNCEIMLTKVKLPLSELLSSILALDDSTLDADQVDNLIKFCPTKEEIELLQNYSGNRQKLGKCEQFFFELMKVQRVESKLRVFSFKIQFDTQVSDLRKSLNIINSTTEEIRNSVKLKRIMHTILSLGNALNHGTARGSAVGFRLDSLLKLTDTRAINKKMTLMHYLCKFLSEKLPDLLDFPKDLMSLESSTKIQLKYLAEEMQSINKGLEKVAQVLVASANDGPISNNFCKILKEFLDPAELEVKYLSSLYSRVGRNVDALAVYFGEDPSRIQFEQVVSTLLNFVRMFISAHEENLKQLELEEKKMKKMRDEKAEFDKINTILS; this is encoded by the exons ATGGCATGGTTTCGCAAGTTTCTCCACAAGAAGACGCCTCAAGGACTTGTAGAGGTTTCCGACAGGGTTTTTG TCTTGCCTTGCTGCTTTGCTCCCAATACTGTGGAATATGATAAACACAAAGTCTTGATACAAGATATTGTGGTTAACCTGCAAATGCACTTACCGGATGCCTCATTTATGGTCTTTAATTTCCAAGAAGGGGAAAAAGAAGGCCAGATTGGTAATTTGCTGTCTGATAACAACATAACTGTGATGAACTATCCTCAGCAATATAAGAGTTGCCCTATACTTCCTATGGGGATGATCCACAACTTTTTAAATTCAGCTGAGAACTGGTTGTCCCTTGGGAAATACAATGTACTTTTAGTTCATTGCGAATGTGGTGGATGTCCGGTTATGACTTTCATGCTTGCGACACTCTTGATTTATAGAAACCAAGATATTGGAGAACAAAAGACGCTAGAGATGATATATACACTAGTTCCTCATGATTTTTTTAGACTAGTGACACCCTTAAATCCACAACCGTCACAATTGAGATACTTGCAGTACATCTCACAGAAGGATGAAGTCCCATTGAATAGGGCACTTACCTTGGACAGTGTCATCCTGAGATCCATTGCCAATTATAACAGTGAGGGGAGTTTTCGTCCGATACTTAGGATCAATGGATTAGATCCCAAGTTGCTATTTTCAACCACAAAAAGAAGCATACTTGTTAGTCAAGATAAACAG GATAATTGTGAAACACTTAAGATTGACATCCATTGTCAAATTCAAGGTGATGTTATGATGGAGTGCATCGACTTGGATAATGACTTCGAACACGAAGTGATGATATTCCGTGTCATGTTCAATACAGCTTTTATCAGATCAAATCATTTGTTCTTCAACTATGATGAGATGGATTTCCCTTGGGAAACTAAATATAAGTTTCCAATGGACTTTAGAATGGAG GTTCTTTTATCAGAGATTTGCACTGAATCATCGATTACTACTACTCATTTGTCCCCTACTGAGGAAAACGAAGGATTATGTGACGAAAAATCTGTAGAAGATCAAGGCAATGTTAGCAATGTTGATTGTCAAGAGCCAAAGgcagaattaaaattaaacaacacCATTGCAGATTCTTCTTGCGACGTGAACTCATTGTCAAATACATTTGATATTGGACAAAATAGTATTCAGTATCCCACTCAAGCTCACATTCTATCTCAAAGAATATTTCAGAAATCAATTCCCCATGCATCTTCGCATAGTAACATCTTGCAAGCTCCACAAGTACCTTTTCAAAGGTATCACAAAGTATCCTCTGCTATTGGTATTACAGCTCTATTGCATGATCATGTGGATTCTCAAAGTAAAGAAATTACTCACCAAGTGAATATATCTCTTCCATCTGGAGCATCAAATCCTGTTTTACGTCCCTCTAATTTGCAACCCGGCATCATTTCCATCCTTCCACCCATCAATCCTAATCTGGTTGAACGACCTTATAACAAGCTTTCTCCAGATGTAAGTACAATTTCTTCAACGCATCAACCTCCTATACCTCTTCTTCCATCTCCGGTCTTTCGTAAGTGTCAACCAGTTTCCAAATCacagtcttcttcttcttctccaaaaCATCCTATAACTGGAGTACAAAACAAAGGATTGCCATCAACGGTTCCTCCTTCccctcctcttcctcctcctcctcagcCCCTTTCATTTCTaccatcatcatcttccttGTCAAAGACATTTTTGAATCCCCCTTCTGTAATTCTTTCTTCATCAGGGTTGTCCATATTGCAAAATGATTTAGAAACAGCTCCATTTCCAATTCACCAGGAAACAGTGTCAGCTCAACCCCTCTCCTCACTTTCTTGTCCACCTCCTCCACCACCCCCACCTCCATTTTCCGCTGGGTCTTCATCCTCTTCCCCCATCAAGAGATTATCATATGATGTTTCTGATAATATTCCATCACCAGTCACCTTGACAGCTTTTGTGACCACAGGTAAATGTTCACCTCTACCTCCATACCCACCTCCACCTCCAGTTGCCTCTACTAGGAGAGTGCCAACTGCCCCCCTTCATGCGCCCACTGGTATTGCTTTGTTAACTACCTTTTCAGTTTCTCCCGAAGCTGTTGCTTGTTTGCCTCTGCCCCCTCCACCTTGCAACTTTTCTGAGTCGATCCCTGAACCTGCTCCTATAACATCTTTGTCCCTTGCATCTATCTTACCTATATGTTCAAGTCCTAAGGAATCCTCGTCTAATGGTTGTTTGCATGTCCAACCTGTACCTCCACTGTCAAATCCAAGCAGCAATAGAATGCTAAAAGTTGGTGTGCCATCTGAGTCTGCAGGGGAAAATAGATACGTGCCCCCAGTTCCTGTACCACCTCTTGGTGCAAAAGGAAGACTGCAATTGCGTTCAGGTGCTAGAAATCAAACTCATCCCAGAAGAAACCTGAAACCATATCATTGGTTGAAGTTAACAAGGGCTATGcaaggaagcttatgggctgaAGCACAAAAATTTGATGAATTTTACAA GGCGCCTGAATTTGACTTGTCTGAACTTGAGAGTCTTTTCTCTGCTTCAATTCCAAATTCTGACCTTGGAAACACAGGAAGGAAATTTAGTCTCCGTGCCTCAGGAGCAAATTGCGATAAAATTCATCTG ATTGACCTTAGGAGGGCTTATAATTGTGAAATAATGCTCACAAAAGTGAAGCTTCCTTTGTCAGAATTGTTG AGTTCAATACTCGCCCTTGACGATTCAACATTAGATGCTGATCAGGTTGACAATCTAATAAAATTCTGTCCAACTAAAGAAGAGATTGAGCTTCTTCAG AACTACAGTGGCAACAGACAGAAGTTAGGAAAATGTGAGCAG TTTTTCTTCGAATTAATGAAAGTGCAACGGGTGGAAAGCAAGTTAAGAGTTTTCTCCTTTAAGATACAGTTTGACACCCAG GTGTCTGATCTAAGAAAAAGTTTGAACATCATTAACTCTACTACAGAAGAG ATTAGGAACTCAGTGAAATTGAAAAGGATCATGCATACAATTCTTTCCTTGGGTAATGCTCTGAACCATGGAACAGCTAGAG GTTCTGCAGTTGGATTTCGATTGGATAGCCTTCTTAAGCTCACTGATACTCGAGCTATAAACAAGAAGATGACACTTATGCATTATCTATGCAAG TTTCTTTCTGAGAAGCTTCCCGATCTTCTAGATTTCCCTAAAGACCTTATGAGTTTGGAGTCCTCAACAAAG ATACAACTGAAATATCTTGCAGAGGAGATGCAGTCAATCAATAAAGGTCTAGAAAAAGTTGCACAAGTGCTGGTAGCCTCAGCTAATGATGGTCCTATATCTAATAATTTCTGCAAG ATCTTGAAGGAGTTTCTTGATCCTGCTGAATTAGaagtaaaatatttgtcatcaCTTTACTCTAGAGTG GGGCGAAATGTAGATGCACTGGCTGTTTACTTTGGAGAAGATCCATCTCGTATACAGTTTGAACAAG
- the LOC124926294 gene encoding formin-like protein 18 isoform X2 produces MAWFRKFLHKKTPQGLVEVSDRVFVLPCCFAPNTVEYDKHKVLIQDIVVNLQMHLPDASFMVFNFQEGEKEGQIGNLLSDNNITVMNYPQQYKSCPILPMGMIHNFLNSAENWLSLGKYNVLLVHCECGGCPVMTFMLATLLIYRNQDIGEQKTLEMIYTLVPHDFFRLVTPLNPQPSQLRYLQYISQKDEVPLNRALTLDSVILRSIANYNSEGSFRPILRINGLDPKLLFSTTKRSILVSQDKQDNCETLKIDIHCQIQGDVMMECIDLDNDFEHEVMIFRVMFNTAFIRSNHLFFNYDEMDFPWETKYKFPMDFRMEVLLSEICTESSITTTHLSPTEENEGLCDEKSVEDQGNVSNVDCQEPKAELKLNNTIADSSCDVNSLSNTFDIGQNSIQYPTQAHILSQRIFQKSIPHASSHSNILQAPQVPFQRYHKVSSAIGITALLHDHVDSQSKEITHQVNISLPSGASNPVLRPSNLQPGIISILPPINPNLVERPYNKLSPDVSTISSTHQPPIPLLPSPVFRKCQPVSKSQSSSSSPKHPITGVQNKGLPSTVPPSPPLPPPPQPLSFLPSSSSLSKTFLNPPSVILSSSGLSILQNDLETAPFPIHQETVSAQPLSSLSCPPPPPPPPPFSAGSSSSSPIKRLSYDVSDNIPSPVTLTAFVTTGKCSPLPPYPPPPPVASTRRVPTAPLHAPTGIALLTTFSVSPEAVACLPLPPPPCNFSESIPEPAPITSLSLASILPICSSPKESSSNGCLHVQPVPPLSNPSSNRMLKVGVPSESAGENRYVPPVPVPPLGAKGRLQLRSGARNQTHPRRNLKPYHWLKLTRAMQGSLWAEAQKFDEFYKAPEFDLSELESLFSASIPNSDLGNTGRKFSLRASGANCDKIHLIDLRRAYNCEIMLTKVKLPLSELLSSILALDDSTLDADQVDNLIKFCPTKEEIELLQNYSGNRQKLGKCEQFFFELMKVQRVESKLRVFSFKIQFDTQVSDLRKSLNIINSTTEEIRNSVKLKRIMHTILSLGNALNHGTARGSAVGFRLDSLLKLTDTRAINKKMTLMHYLCKFLSEKLPDLLDFPKDLMSLESSTKIQLKYLAEEMQSINKGLEKVAQVLVASANDGPISNNFCKGRNVDALAVYFGEDPSRIQFEQVVSTLLNFVRMFISAHEENLKQLELEEKKMKKMRDEKAEFDKINTILS; encoded by the exons ATGGCATGGTTTCGCAAGTTTCTCCACAAGAAGACGCCTCAAGGACTTGTAGAGGTTTCCGACAGGGTTTTTG TCTTGCCTTGCTGCTTTGCTCCCAATACTGTGGAATATGATAAACACAAAGTCTTGATACAAGATATTGTGGTTAACCTGCAAATGCACTTACCGGATGCCTCATTTATGGTCTTTAATTTCCAAGAAGGGGAAAAAGAAGGCCAGATTGGTAATTTGCTGTCTGATAACAACATAACTGTGATGAACTATCCTCAGCAATATAAGAGTTGCCCTATACTTCCTATGGGGATGATCCACAACTTTTTAAATTCAGCTGAGAACTGGTTGTCCCTTGGGAAATACAATGTACTTTTAGTTCATTGCGAATGTGGTGGATGTCCGGTTATGACTTTCATGCTTGCGACACTCTTGATTTATAGAAACCAAGATATTGGAGAACAAAAGACGCTAGAGATGATATATACACTAGTTCCTCATGATTTTTTTAGACTAGTGACACCCTTAAATCCACAACCGTCACAATTGAGATACTTGCAGTACATCTCACAGAAGGATGAAGTCCCATTGAATAGGGCACTTACCTTGGACAGTGTCATCCTGAGATCCATTGCCAATTATAACAGTGAGGGGAGTTTTCGTCCGATACTTAGGATCAATGGATTAGATCCCAAGTTGCTATTTTCAACCACAAAAAGAAGCATACTTGTTAGTCAAGATAAACAG GATAATTGTGAAACACTTAAGATTGACATCCATTGTCAAATTCAAGGTGATGTTATGATGGAGTGCATCGACTTGGATAATGACTTCGAACACGAAGTGATGATATTCCGTGTCATGTTCAATACAGCTTTTATCAGATCAAATCATTTGTTCTTCAACTATGATGAGATGGATTTCCCTTGGGAAACTAAATATAAGTTTCCAATGGACTTTAGAATGGAG GTTCTTTTATCAGAGATTTGCACTGAATCATCGATTACTACTACTCATTTGTCCCCTACTGAGGAAAACGAAGGATTATGTGACGAAAAATCTGTAGAAGATCAAGGCAATGTTAGCAATGTTGATTGTCAAGAGCCAAAGgcagaattaaaattaaacaacacCATTGCAGATTCTTCTTGCGACGTGAACTCATTGTCAAATACATTTGATATTGGACAAAATAGTATTCAGTATCCCACTCAAGCTCACATTCTATCTCAAAGAATATTTCAGAAATCAATTCCCCATGCATCTTCGCATAGTAACATCTTGCAAGCTCCACAAGTACCTTTTCAAAGGTATCACAAAGTATCCTCTGCTATTGGTATTACAGCTCTATTGCATGATCATGTGGATTCTCAAAGTAAAGAAATTACTCACCAAGTGAATATATCTCTTCCATCTGGAGCATCAAATCCTGTTTTACGTCCCTCTAATTTGCAACCCGGCATCATTTCCATCCTTCCACCCATCAATCCTAATCTGGTTGAACGACCTTATAACAAGCTTTCTCCAGATGTAAGTACAATTTCTTCAACGCATCAACCTCCTATACCTCTTCTTCCATCTCCGGTCTTTCGTAAGTGTCAACCAGTTTCCAAATCacagtcttcttcttcttctccaaaaCATCCTATAACTGGAGTACAAAACAAAGGATTGCCATCAACGGTTCCTCCTTCccctcctcttcctcctcctcctcagcCCCTTTCATTTCTaccatcatcatcttccttGTCAAAGACATTTTTGAATCCCCCTTCTGTAATTCTTTCTTCATCAGGGTTGTCCATATTGCAAAATGATTTAGAAACAGCTCCATTTCCAATTCACCAGGAAACAGTGTCAGCTCAACCCCTCTCCTCACTTTCTTGTCCACCTCCTCCACCACCCCCACCTCCATTTTCCGCTGGGTCTTCATCCTCTTCCCCCATCAAGAGATTATCATATGATGTTTCTGATAATATTCCATCACCAGTCACCTTGACAGCTTTTGTGACCACAGGTAAATGTTCACCTCTACCTCCATACCCACCTCCACCTCCAGTTGCCTCTACTAGGAGAGTGCCAACTGCCCCCCTTCATGCGCCCACTGGTATTGCTTTGTTAACTACCTTTTCAGTTTCTCCCGAAGCTGTTGCTTGTTTGCCTCTGCCCCCTCCACCTTGCAACTTTTCTGAGTCGATCCCTGAACCTGCTCCTATAACATCTTTGTCCCTTGCATCTATCTTACCTATATGTTCAAGTCCTAAGGAATCCTCGTCTAATGGTTGTTTGCATGTCCAACCTGTACCTCCACTGTCAAATCCAAGCAGCAATAGAATGCTAAAAGTTGGTGTGCCATCTGAGTCTGCAGGGGAAAATAGATACGTGCCCCCAGTTCCTGTACCACCTCTTGGTGCAAAAGGAAGACTGCAATTGCGTTCAGGTGCTAGAAATCAAACTCATCCCAGAAGAAACCTGAAACCATATCATTGGTTGAAGTTAACAAGGGCTATGcaaggaagcttatgggctgaAGCACAAAAATTTGATGAATTTTACAA GGCGCCTGAATTTGACTTGTCTGAACTTGAGAGTCTTTTCTCTGCTTCAATTCCAAATTCTGACCTTGGAAACACAGGAAGGAAATTTAGTCTCCGTGCCTCAGGAGCAAATTGCGATAAAATTCATCTG ATTGACCTTAGGAGGGCTTATAATTGTGAAATAATGCTCACAAAAGTGAAGCTTCCTTTGTCAGAATTGTTG AGTTCAATACTCGCCCTTGACGATTCAACATTAGATGCTGATCAGGTTGACAATCTAATAAAATTCTGTCCAACTAAAGAAGAGATTGAGCTTCTTCAG AACTACAGTGGCAACAGACAGAAGTTAGGAAAATGTGAGCAG TTTTTCTTCGAATTAATGAAAGTGCAACGGGTGGAAAGCAAGTTAAGAGTTTTCTCCTTTAAGATACAGTTTGACACCCAG GTGTCTGATCTAAGAAAAAGTTTGAACATCATTAACTCTACTACAGAAGAG ATTAGGAACTCAGTGAAATTGAAAAGGATCATGCATACAATTCTTTCCTTGGGTAATGCTCTGAACCATGGAACAGCTAGAG GTTCTGCAGTTGGATTTCGATTGGATAGCCTTCTTAAGCTCACTGATACTCGAGCTATAAACAAGAAGATGACACTTATGCATTATCTATGCAAG TTTCTTTCTGAGAAGCTTCCCGATCTTCTAGATTTCCCTAAAGACCTTATGAGTTTGGAGTCCTCAACAAAG ATACAACTGAAATATCTTGCAGAGGAGATGCAGTCAATCAATAAAGGTCTAGAAAAAGTTGCACAAGTGCTGGTAGCCTCAGCTAATGATGGTCCTATATCTAATAATTTCTGCAAG GGGCGAAATGTAGATGCACTGGCTGTTTACTTTGGAGAAGATCCATCTCGTATACAGTTTGAACAAG